The Microlunatus soli genome contains the following window.
CGGAATGGGCACTGATCGCCCCGGCCGCCCGGTCGCCTCGATGCCGACGGTTCGTTCGCCGGTGTCCGCCGCGGCGCTCGGTGCCGCGACAACTCCTCCGACGGCCGACACCGCGGCGACGACGGGCACCGCGGCCACTGCCCGCATCAACGAGCGGCGATTGATGGCGTTGTTCATGACTGACCCCTTATCGGTGCTGTTCCACATCGGATGGAACGCTAGGAACAGCCGGTAGCCTGGCAATCGCTCGGGAGTGCCGGAAGAGGGTCCACCGCAGCCCGAATTCCCTTTCCGGACGATGTTTTCGGCACGTCTCGCTCCGAAGTCTGATCCTCCGATCATCCCGCAGGCGGACGCGCTCGGGCGACAACCGACGACAATGTCGGATAGCGGGTATCGGTGATCAACTGTGCAGCCGCAGCGTCCCGGCGTCGGCGTCCAGACGCGCCACTGCGCCGAGCGGCAGGGCGAGATTGCGATCGTCGTGGCCGAACGCCGCCCGGTGCAGCACCGGGATACCAAGATCACCGAGCCGGTCCACCAACACGGCGTCGATCTGCTCACGCCGATCGGACTCGGTGAAATCGCCGAGCACGATCCCGGTGACGTTGCCGAACCATCCGGAGCGACGCAACTGGGTGAGCATCCGATCCAACCGATAGCCGGTCTCGCCGACATCCTCCAGGATCACGATGCTCGGCTCGCCCGGAGCAGGCTCGACGCCGAGGTCGCCGGCGATCAACGCCAGATTGCCGCCGATCAGCCTGCCCTCGGCAGTCCCCGGCCGCAACATGCTGCCGGTGATCAACTCCGTGCCAGGGTCCGGTCGCGCGGTCAGCAGCCGACGGACCGCAGCCGCCGACGGCTCGTCGGTGAGCTGAGCGCCGGTACCGACGGGGGCGTGCAGCGTGACCTGGTCGAGCTCGCGTCCGATCCGAGTGTGCAGCGCGGTGATGTCGGAGAAGCCGATCAGGTGTTTGGTTCCGGCGGTCCGCATCGCAGCGAAGTCCAGCAGATCAACCATCCGCTGCGCGCCGTACCCGCCGCGCGCACACCAGACGGCGGCGATGTCGGGGTCGGTCCAGGCTGCGAGCAGGTCGTCGGCGCGATCCTGATCGTCGCCGGCCAGGTAGCCCAGACGGGGATGCCGATCGCGCAGGTGCCGCCCCGGTCGGACCGTGAACCCCCATTCGGTCTCGAGCCTGGCGATGCCGCGGTCGACCCGTTCGGGCGCCAGTGGTCCGCTCGGCGCCACCAGAGCGATCACCGACCCCGGACCGATCGCCGCCGGCCAGCGTCGCGAGTTCAGCGTGCCAGACGTGATCGTTTTCTCCTTCTCAACCCGGCCACGGTCAGCAGGTGTACCAGTTCGCGGGATCGGCGCTGTTGGGCGCCTGCGGCCAAACAGTCGTCGAATCGGTCCGCGGGTACGTCGTAATGATCATGGTCGAAGGCGCGGCGTGGGATCCCGATCCGGTCGGCGAACGCGTTCAGTTCGTCAAACGAGCTGTCGCTGATCAGGTGCGACCAGAGCCGACCGTGTCCGGGCCAGTTCGGCGCATCGATGTAGACCGCCATCAGCTCGCCGAACCGCCGGCCACCGTGTCGTTGGCTGCGGCTCGTTGCACGGCGCTGTCGATCAAGGTCCGCCAGCTGCGGACCAGATCGGCGTCCACGTAGGCCTTCCACGAACCGGTCGGCCGGGCAGAACTGCCGATGTGGAACGCGGTCACACCGGCATTGGCCAACCACGGCACGTGTTCTGCCTGCAGCCCACCGCCGGCCATGATCAGTCCGCGGGCGAACTCGTCCTGCTCGGCCCGGCGCAGCAGATCGTCCAGACCGTCCTCGACGCCGCGGGCCGAGCCGGCCGTCAGGACCTGGTCCAGATCCCGCAACTGGCGAAGGTCGCGCCAAGCCCGGTCCGCGGAGATGCACGCATCGATCGCCCGATGAAAGGTCCACGGGCACTGCAGATCGGCGGTCAGCTCCGACACCACCTCGACATCGATCTCGGTGTGTCCGTTGAGGAAGCCGAGCACCAAGCCTTCGGCGCCGACCTCGAGATAGCCCTCGGCGAGCGCCTTCAGCCGGACCATCTCGCCACCGTCGGTGCTGAAGCCGTCCCGCAGCCGGACCATCACCCGCAGCGGCAGATCGGTCGCCCGGCGGATCTGGCCCACCAGGGCAGGCTCGGGTGACAGGCCGTCGCTGTCCATACTGCCGACGACCTCCAGTCGGTCGGCGCCGCCGAGCTGTGCGCGTTCGGCGTCGGCGGGATGCAGAGCAATCACTTCGAGCAATCCGGTCATCACCACACCACCTGTCACATCGCGATCGCGGGCTACTGTTCCTGATCGATGGCGATCGTCGCCAACGACGGCCCGCGTTCGGCCTTGATCTTGGTCGCACACTGCTCGACGTCGGCGAACGTGCGGCAGATGTTGCCGTGTGCCATCTTGAGCAGATCCTCGTCGCTCCAGCCACGCTCGGACAGCGCGGCGAAGAGCGCCGGGTAGGTCGAGACGTCCTGCAGCCCGACCGGCAGCGAACCGACACCGTCGAAGTCGCCGCCGACACCGATGTGATCGATTCCGGCGAGCTCGCGGACATGCTCGGCGTGGGCGACCACGTCGGCAAGTGTCGCCTTCGGCCGCTCGACGGTGTAGCCGTCCTCGAACGCCTTCAGTGCATCATGATCATCGGGATCGATGCCTGCGTTGGTGACCGCCGCGTCGTACTCCAGCGTCCATTCCCGGACCGCGGGGCTGACGAAGCCGGGGACGAAGGTGATCATGCAGGTGCCGCCGTTGTCGGCCAACCGGCTCAGCACGTCATCGGGAACGTCGCGCGGATGATCACAGACCGCCCGGGCCGAGGAATGGGAGAAGATCACCGGCGCCTCGCTGGTGTCCAGGGCTGCGCGCATGGTGGCCGGCGCGACATGGGAGATGTCGACCATCATGCCGAGCCGGTTCATCTCCGCCACGACCTCCCGGCCGAAGGCGGTCAGTCCGTCGTGGGCCGGCTCGTCGGTGGCCGAGTCGGCCCAGTCGGTGTTGTCGTTGTGGGTCAGTGTCAGGTAGCGGACGCCGAGCCGGTAGAGCGACCGCAGGGTGCCCAGCGAGTTGTCGATCGAGTGGCCGCCCTCGGCACCCATCAGCGATGCGATCGGCCCGTCCTGCTGCTGGACCGCGGCGGCCAGGCCGGCCGCGGTGGTGACCAACTGCAACCGGTCGGGATAACGCTCGATCATCGAGTAGACCGCGTCGATCTGTTCCAAGGTCGCGGTGACCGCGCTCTGACCGGCCAGTGAGGACGGCACATACACCGACCAGAACTGGCCGCCGACCTGCCCGGCCCGGAGCCGGCCGAGATCGGTGTGCATG
Protein-coding sequences here:
- a CDS encoding dipeptidase translates to MTLSYLGVVDGHNDLPWEMRKIGYDFGVRDIAQPQPAMHTDLGRLRAGQVGGQFWSVYVPSSLAGQSAVTATLEQIDAVYSMIERYPDRLQLVTTAAGLAAAVQQQDGPIASLMGAEGGHSIDNSLGTLRSLYRLGVRYLTLTHNDNTDWADSATDEPAHDGLTAFGREVVAEMNRLGMMVDISHVAPATMRAALDTSEAPVIFSHSSARAVCDHPRDVPDDVLSRLADNGGTCMITFVPGFVSPAVREWTLEYDAAVTNAGIDPDDHDALKAFEDGYTVERPKATLADVVAHAEHVRELAGIDHIGVGGDFDGVGSLPVGLQDVSTYPALFAALSERGWSDEDLLKMAHGNICRTFADVEQCATKIKAERGPSLATIAIDQEQ
- a CDS encoding S66 peptidase family protein produces the protein MIALVAPSGPLAPERVDRGIARLETEWGFTVRPGRHLRDRHPRLGYLAGDDQDRADDLLAAWTDPDIAAVWCARGGYGAQRMVDLLDFAAMRTAGTKHLIGFSDITALHTRIGRELDQVTLHAPVGTGAQLTDEPSAAAVRRLLTARPDPGTELITGSMLRPGTAEGRLIGGNLALIAGDLGVEPAPGEPSIVILEDVGETGYRLDRMLTQLRRSGWFGNVTGIVLGDFTESDRREQIDAVLVDRLGDLGIPVLHRAAFGHDDRNLALPLGAVARLDADAGTLRLHS
- a CDS encoding DUF4031 domain-containing protein — protein: MAVYIDAPNWPGHGRLWSHLISDSSFDELNAFADRIGIPRRAFDHDHYDVPADRFDDCLAAGAQQRRSRELVHLLTVAGLRRRKRSRLAR
- a CDS encoding copper homeostasis protein CutC, which codes for MTGLLEVIALHPADAERAQLGGADRLEVVGSMDSDGLSPEPALVGQIRRATDLPLRVMVRLRDGFSTDGGEMVRLKALAEGYLEVGAEGLVLGFLNGHTEIDVEVVSELTADLQCPWTFHRAIDACISADRAWRDLRQLRDLDQVLTAGSARGVEDGLDDLLRRAEQDEFARGLIMAGGGLQAEHVPWLANAGVTAFHIGSSARPTGSWKAYVDADLVRSWRTLIDSAVQRAAANDTVAGGSAS